ATAGGTGAGAATTGTTTGCGTTGGCAGTAATTGAAATATGTAAATAAGTTTAGGGTTAAAATAGGTGAGAATTGTTTACACTGGAGGAAATTCAAACATTAAATATGGGCAAATCATTTCATCATTTCATGGAAAATGTTCTTTCAAATTGCAGTCTAGACACCATAGGTGCAGTAAAAATCTTCCTTGGATAACGTTATCGGATAAagatggcaaatgtttcagcatttTTTTTACAACCACGCTCGATGTACTGATTTAAGGTAACGATGTTCTTTCGTTTCTTGAGCAGGCCACGGGTGAGGCACAGGCCAAGAAAGAGACAGTCGACAAGGTTTGTATGATAGTCAAGAAGCAGCTGGCAGTCCCTGATGGGACCCCTGTCACAGCGGAGTCGAAATTTTCTGAACTTGGTGCTGACTCACTGGATACGGTAAATCCGCAACTCCCCATCCCACAGAAATGGCAGTAGCCCAAAAGCAGCGCCGTTCATACGTAACACCGattgtgttttgcaggttgagattgTGATGGGCCTCGAGGAAGAGTTCAACATCACCGTCGATGAAACAAGCGCGCAGGACATTGCAACCGTGCAGGATGCAGCGGACCTTATCGAGAAGCTTGTGACAGAGAAGACAGCGTAAGCACCTCGGTTCATTGGACAGCTTTAGAAGGCAAAGGTGTCATCTGGAACCGTGGACTTCTGATTTTTCGGTCGCATTTGGGGCGAGAGAAAATAATTTATGGACAGCTTTGCATTCAGTCTATGTTGTGTGTTCATTACCATTTGTTATTTCTTCATCCTCTCGAGATTTTGTGTTGTTGCTTAGGGTTAATTACCCAAAGGCTTCATAAACAAGCTAGGACCATGTCCTAAGTTCGAATTCATATGTGTTGTACTATTGTTATAGAAAAGCTAATGGACCTATGAAGATTGAAGAATCACTGCATTTTGTGTTTTATTTTTGCATGTCTGAGAAGTTATACAGCTGTGAATGTATTGTTTCTTTTCTTCCATACCACAGCTATGACCCATTCTTCATAAAGAGGGTCTCCGATTCTTGGTTCCGCCATAATATTTGTTTTCCCATATGATCACTCGCTTGTTAGATTATTATTTTTAGATAATGTCTCGCTTGCATCATTATGGTGTTGTTTTGTTGAACTTTTAAGAATGAAGCACATTATAGAAcccaaaataaaaaagaaaaagcacATTTAGTGGGAAGAAAATCTACTTTCCCCCCTCGAACTAATTTGGGCTCACTTAACCTTAAGTCAGCCACGGCGGCATTTTAGCCCTTATCTGATTTTTGGAAGGACAGGATTAACCCCAAACAATCTGCAAGATTCCATAAGCTTTTGTTTTATAAAGTGAATACCAGTACCATTTTAGTTTAGAAATAAGAAAGATCGTGACATTAACATGCATCATATCGCCCGACCTAGGACGCGCAGTACTTCGTTAGCAAGGCTCATTTTTTGAACTAACATTTAATATGCATCCTTAACTGCGTGTACAATCCTTTTTTCAGAATTTTGCGAAATATATAATTATGTTGTTCAATAAACCGGGAAGGGAgacacccacaccacacctcacctCTCGAGAAAAGAAGTAGACATAGAAGAAccagaagaaaaaggaagagaaaaaaaaAGGGGAAATGGCATCTTCTACCTCATCCTCCGCCCTTCTCCTCCATGGCCTCGCTTGTGCTTCTCCCTCGAAGGCGCGACCTTTCTTCGTTTCCCGCATCAGCCCCTCCTCCCCACTCTCGACCTCCACCTCCATCAACGCCCCCTCTCCACGGCGGCCCTTGCCCCCTGCACCTCGCGCCGCCGGCCGCGGCGGTGACAAGGACAaccgcgtgcaggagctgagggtgcCTGATTCTTGGCTCACGCCCGCAGGAGCAGCGCAGGTTCGCATCCATGATTCCACCTCCTCCGTCATCTCCATCACGCCCGCAGGAGTAGCTCGAAAGTTGTAATGTAGCTCCTGAACTTAAAATCCCTATTATGGAGGAGCTTGAAAGTTATTAGGAACGCTCTTATATTTCAATAGAGGGAGTACTTCACAAAGCTAGATTATTTCTCCTGCTCCTGTTTGACTGTTATCAGCTCAAGCCTGCCTATTGATACGCTCATACGCTATTTGTACGGTCATTGAGCAAGGCCATCTCCATCTTTCCACCTCTTACCAGGAATCCGAATGGCTGAGGGGAACGCTACACAAGTGGCTGGACGACGAGTACTGCCCCGAGCCGGCCAACGTGGACATCAGCAACACGGCCGCAAGGTCGTACCACGAGTCCCTCACGGCGAAGCAGTCTGATGTGGGGGAGATCCTGATGAAGATGGTCGGAGATCTGCAGGAGCTG
Above is a window of Triticum dicoccoides isolate Atlit2015 ecotype Zavitan chromosome 5B, WEW_v2.0, whole genome shotgun sequence DNA encoding:
- the LOC119307894 gene encoding acyl carrier protein 1, chloroplastic, with the translated sequence MAHCLAAVASFSPSAVRRRLSSQVANVILSRSSVSFHSQKMSFVSISSRPSSLRFKICCSATGEAQAKKETVDKVCMIVKKQLAVPDGTPVTAESKFSELGADSLDTVEIVMGLEEEFNITVDETSAQDIATVQDAADLIEKLVTEKTA
- the LOC119307895 gene encoding uncharacterized protein LOC119307895 isoform X1, with amino-acid sequence MASSTSSSALLLHGLACASPSKARPFFVSRISPSSPLSTSTSINAPSPRRPLPPAPRAAGRGGDKDNRVQELRVPDSWLTPAGAAQESEWLRGTLHKWLDDEYCPEPANVDISNTAARSYHESLTAKQSDVGEILMKMVGDLQELSYQESFHGAFSAANAAVRLITQRMESSAGE
- the LOC119307895 gene encoding uncharacterized protein LOC119307895 isoform X2, with product MASSTSSSALLLHGLACASPSKARPFFVSRISPSSPLSTSTSINAPSPRRPLPPAPRAAGRGGDKDNRVQELRVPDSWLTPAGAAQESEWLRGTLHKWLDDEYCPEPANVDISNTAARSYHESLTAKQSDVGEILMKMVGDLQELSYQESFHGAFSAANAAVRLITQRMESSAD